In the genome of Nymphaea colorata isolate Beijing-Zhang1983 chromosome 9, ASM883128v2, whole genome shotgun sequence, one region contains:
- the LOC116260305 gene encoding CBL-interacting protein kinase 5-like, with translation MEKGSILMQKYELGRLLGQGTFAKVYHARNIATKQSVAIKVIDKVKVLKVGMIDQIKREISIMKLVRHPNVVQLYEVMASKTKIYFVMEYLKGGELFNKVARGRLKEDQARSYFQQLVGAVDFCHSRGVYHRDLKPENLLVDDNGNLKVSDFGLSALTDGQSSGGLLHTTCGTPAYVAPEIINKKAYDGSKADIWSAGVVLFVLLAGYLPFHDLNLMEMYRKISKGDFRCPHWFSPEVRKLLIRVLDPNPSTRITIAGIMKNSWFEQGYQPIRAPALGNDSSPGDVDAAFTSDPEAESSEKLVIKPSCMNAFDIISLSPGFNLSGLFEKETNVRKHEARFTSQKPASAIASKLEEIAQTESFKVKKKNGMVKMQGSKGGRKGCLSINAEIFEVTPSFCMVEVKKLAGDTFEYQQFCDRGLKPNLKDVVWTWQGDQSHHHQSTETQTQEV, from the coding sequence ATGGAGAAGGGCAGTATCTTGATGCAAAAGTATGAACTCGGCCGGCTCCTTGGCCAAGGCACATTTGCTAAAGTCTACCATGCAAGAAACATCGCCACCAAACAAAGTGTTGCCATCAAGGTGATCGACAAGGTTAAGGTACTGAAAGTGGGTATGATCGACCAGATCAAACGCGAGATCTCGATCATGAAGCTGGTTCGCCATCCAAACGTAGTCCAGCTCTATGAGGTCATGGCCAGCAAGACAAAAATATACTTTGTCATGGAGTACCTGAAAGGAGGGGAGCTGTTCAACAAGGTGGCCAGAGGCAGGCTGAAGGAAGATCAAGCAAGAAGTTACTTCCAGCAGCTTGTTGGAGCAGTAGATTTCTGCCACAGTCGTGGCGTCTACCACCGCGACCTTAAGCCGGAAAACCTCCTCGTCGATGATAATGGTAACCTTAAGGTGTCAGACTTCGGCCTAAGCGCGCTGACCGACGGCCAAAGTTCCGGTGGGCTGCTTCACACGACCTGCGGGACACCAGCATATGTTGCGCCGGAGATCATCAACAAGAAGGCGTACGATGGGTCCAAGGCCGACATATGGTCGGCCGGCGTGGTGCTTTTCGTTCTACTGGCAGGCTATCTGCCTTTTCATGATCTCAACCTCATGGAGATGTACAGGAAGATCAGCAAAGGGGATTTCAGGTGCCCACATTGGTTCTCCCCAGAAGTCAGGAAGCTTTTAATCCGAGTCctcgatccaaatccaagcacCAGGATCACCATAGCTGGGATCATGAAGAATTCATGGTTCGAACAGGGATACCAGCCAATCCGTGCCCCTGCTCTTGGCAACGACAGCAGCCCCGGTGACGTAGACGCAGCCTTTACATCGGACCCTGAGGCCGAGAGTTCCGAGAAACTAGTTATAAAACCAAGCTGCATGAACGCGTTTGACATCATATCACTGTCGCCGGGATTCAATCTCTCCGGTCTGTTTGAGAAGGAGACTAACGTGCGGAAGCATGAAGCAAGGTTCACGTCGCAAAAGCCGGCTTCTGCCATTGCGTCGAAGCTGGAGGAGATTGCCCAGACGGAGAGCTTcaaggtgaagaagaagaatgggaTGGTGAAGATGCAGGGGAGCaagggagggaggaagggttGCTTATCTATAAATGCCGAGATCTTTGAGGTCACTCCCTCCTTCTGCATGGTGGAGGTCAAGAAATTGGCGGGAGACACCTTCGAG